In Blastopirellula marina, the sequence GAAGATGGAAAATGCATCGCTCTGGCCAAAGCTACAAAAAGTTCGCACGAGACAAGTTATCAGTGCGAACGATTATCCCGGCCAAGCACGGCCGCCCGACCAGCAAGCCAGCCAGCGGCCGATATCGTAGGCTGATGCAACTCCACTTCGATGCGGAAACCTACCGTCAAAGAAGCCAGGTCGAAACCGTGATGAGCATGATCAAACGTAGGCAAGGCAACTTCGTCCGAGGCAAATCAGAAGGAAGCCGACACAGAGAATTACACCTGATGGTGCTGACCCACAATGTTATGATTCTCTGGTGGGCTTGAGTTTTCTACAGAGTCGTCCTGACACCTTTTCTTTCCCGTTTGAAACGGTAATCCTGAAAACTCACCAACTGTACAAGAGACGCTAATGAAGTTTTCACAGGGCGATAGAACTCCTGCTTCTGATGAACATCCGACGAAGAAGCATCTACAACAGCGGTAAGATGTATTTGTTCAAGGGCAAAGATTGCGAAAGAGAGAAAGCAGTATTTCCATTTTTATCTTTGATTGAAGTGTCGGCACCTTTCTCAATTAGCAGCTTAGCAATTCGCGGATGTTGGCGCACAAGAGCCCATAGAAGTGCGGTTCGACCACTCGAGTCAATATCTTCCATTCGAGCTCCGTACTCGAGCAGTGTCGCTACGACGTCAACGGACCCCGACCGACACGCCAAAATCAGCGGCGTCATTCCATCACTCGTTCGAGAATTAATTTCGGTGCCACGTCCTAGTAAAAATTCAACAATCCTGGGCTGTCGTGACGCTGCAGCACACTCAAGCATCGAATATCCAAATTGGCTGGTCGTACTAAACTCTAGTGGTGCCATTAGGGCGACCGCATCGAGATCTCCTTGTTCAATTGATCTGAAAGGTTCCTCTGTTTCACTCCACGACACTAAATCGGGATGATCGGAGTAACGAATTTCATCGATGAACTTCGCGAATTCGCCCGCGAGGCATTCGTTAGCTTCAGTTTCATGGCTAATCAGCCACACTTCTCCTCTCTCACTTTCGGAATTAATACAAATCACATCTCCCAGCCCAGTGTCTGCAATCGCTAGAAACTTGCCTGGAAGGATCCAAGAAAGCCTTAGATTTGCAAGCAGTAGGTCCAAATAGTCGAACTCCGAATTAATAGAGTAGAACAGTTGGATACTGACTGGACTTGTATCTGGACCAAAATAAACGTCCGAGGGAAATGACCCACCGTTGGTCTTCTTCAAGAACGATCGGTACGATTGTGGAAGCAAAATATCGCACTGATTCTCAAGTTTATCTAAATCACTATCCGAAGCCTGTGGAAACGAGTCTTGAATTATTGGTTTCATCGTCATTGGCTATTCACGACCTCCTTCAAATTCAACGCCTGCGCGTCGGAAGCGATCATGCCATCTAATCTCTTGACTAATTCCGTCCAGCATTAACTGGTCTCCGATAAATTCTGGGGAAGAAAAAGTGTCAGGACTTTTTGTTCCCTCCGACAAGATAAGAGGACGGGGGCAATACTGTTCGGCACGAGATTTGACCGATGTGTTTTGTTGTACCAGATGCGATCTTGGGGGGGCGTTCTCTTGGGCTCACGTGCTGGGATTTTTTGGCTGTTTTACCGTGCAGAATGCCCTTTTCGCACGATTTGCCTCGGTGTTTGCGCGCAGTACTCATCCATGTGCAGATCGCGATTGCCGGCTCGATCTCTTTCGGTCCCAATTTCGTGCAGCGATGCCAGCAGCAGGCGAATCGACTTGAAGAACTTCATCCCCTGAAGATCCCGCGCCTCAAGCTTCCCCTTCAGTTCCCCTGATTTCCGCCTGGCCACAAAAAACCTCGCTGCATGACAAACTGGCAGTTGCAATGCTTGTGAAATGTCATGCGCAAATCTCGTGCCGAACAGTATTGGGACGGGGGGCTTTAGTGCGACATCTTTAATGCGAAATGCCCCGTCCCCTTTTCTTTTTCAACTGGGTTGGAAACGGCATGGAAGTTCGTCCTCGAAATGGCAACTTTTTCACATCGCGGCAGTGTGGTGACTTCGAGTGATCATACCCCGTGGCACTGAACGATTTCCAGCAATTTGATACCGGGGATCACACGACAGCGTCGCGCCCAGTCACTATTTAGTCGCTTGCAAACACGCCCAAGCGGACTTGGGCGTGGCACCCGCTGATTTGGTTCCCAGGACTCGCGGTTGTTCTGCCTGTACCGAAAGGTGGGGTTAGTCTCGTGGCAGCGGTTGTTGGTGCTACCAACATTCTGTTTATCGTGACCCCCTCGAAAGCACGATGCCAGAGAACACGATTCTGCCTGTTATGCCCGCTAGCACATTCATGCCGCTAGCACCGCATAGCGGGAACGCAACGACTAATCCTTGTCGAAGCCCCAGTTGTTGATCGAAGCATCCCTTTTGAGCGTGGAAAAGCTCGCCGGTTGTGGCGGTGGCTGAAAGGAATTCAGAAATGAAAATGCGTCACATCCTGGTTACGATGTTTGCCTGGTTCACGGCGGCAACTGCGCTGTATGCCCAAACGGATAACATCTTCCGACCGGTCTACCTTGCTCAAGATCCGGTGATGGCCCCGATTTCGTTCGAGAAGCTCGACAACCTGGCCAATGCAGAAACCTACCCAGTAACCGCCGCGGGAACACCTGCTTGCGGTCCGGCATGTGGCTATTGCCGCGCCGGCTGGCGGATGGGGGTTGAAGCGACTTTCCTCGCGCCGATGGGGGGCAATCAAGCCGGCTGGAGCTTCACCGACGACATCGCCGGCCGAACCGATAGCTTCTCGACCGATGCCCACGGCATTGGCGGCCTGGTGCCAGCTCCGCGTCTGTGGGGTGGTTACGTTTGTGATAATGGCTGGGGTTTTCAGGTACGTTACTGGGAATTGAACAGCAGCTCGAACTATGCCAATCCTTTCCTGCTGACCGCCGACACGTACGGTTTCGCCTCAGGGACGAACCTGGACATGTTCGCGCTCGACCTGGAATTGGTCAAAGAGTTCTGCTTCTACGACTGGAACATGGTCGGTACGTTTGGTTATCGACATGCCCAGCGCGAATTCAACGAAACGATTGGCTTCAACGGAGCGATCGTCCATGGCGGCGGCACGACCACCTATGCCGGCTTTGCTTCGGGGATCGCCACGTTTGAAGGGGACGGCCTGACGTTCTCCCTCTCTGGCTATCGCTGTGCCGACTGCTGCTGCGGCCTGCAGTGGTTCTGGAACGCTCGCGGCTCGGTGCTGTTCGGCGATTCGTACGCCGGGGCACTGACACACGCCCAACTGGTTCGACCAGGCGGCTCCGCCGACGATACCAACTTCGGTTACGCCGGCGACAGCGATTCAATCTTCGTTGCCGAGTTCCAAGTAGGTGCCCAGTGGAGCACACCGCTGAAGTGCATGGGTGGACGGTTCTTCGCTCGCGGTGCGTTTGAATACCAGCACTGGGGCGAACTGGGTGCCGCAGCTGGTGCCACGTCGACCGTCGGCGACATTGGCGTCGGCGAACTGACGATGAACGCATTGGCCCCGGCCGATTCGCTCGACCTGGTCGGTTTCGCTATCTCGGCAGGCATCGTTTGGTAACGCGGCACACGAAGCATACATAAGGCTACCTAATATGGAAGTTTCAAAGCCCGCACAGCTCGCTTCCCGAAGGAACGACACGATGATGCGAACAACCCAGACACGCCGCCAGCCTCACTGGCTTGCCAATCGCCTTTACCAGGGGCTGATCGGCGCGGCCATCGTGCTTCTCGGGCAGGTCTCGATCGCCAGCGCGCAGTGGGACTACGGTACATCCAACAGCTTCCGTATCGATGAACCCCTGTTCGTCGCTTCCGACTTCGAAGACACCTCGCTGGTCTGGCGTTATGGGAACGGTACGATCATGCCGGTCTCGGCCATGCAGCAAGAGCCTGGCCCGCTGCCGCCACCACTTCCTGAAATTCCCGCCAACGGCAGAGTCGAACTGGTCGATCCGCCGGTCAGTCGCGATCAGGAATATGGCGAACCACTGGAAGACTTCAACGTTCAGTTTCTGCGGACGTCAAGCGTCCTTCTCGATCCAGGCCAGTGGCAAATGGATGTCGGACTGGTATATGCCAAAGCCGATTACGATTTCCCCGTTGCCTTAAACCCATCCGGCGTGGCCCGAGCTGATCTGAAACGTCGTGCGCTGTTCGTGCCGTTCGCGCTGCGATATGGTTTGACCGATCGAATTCAACTTTCTGGTAGCCTGCCCATTGGCTGGTCGCATCAAGAGTTCTCGTCGCTGGGCTTGTTCGATCAGAACAGCGACAACGGCGGTATCGGCGACCTGGAACTGGGTGTGAACCTACTGTGTCGTGAAGGATGCTACGGCTATTCGCCGGACGTGATTCTTAACTTTGGTTTGACCGCCCCAACCGGCGATGCCGAGTATGCCGTCAACGGGCTGACCCAAGCGACGCTGTCCAACGGCGTGTGGGCACCATCGGTGCAACTGCTGATGATTCAGCGTTACGACCCAATCATTTACTTTTACGGCTGTGGCTATCGTTACCAGGCCAAGCGTCAGTTCAACGACCAGGATGTCTTCTATGGTCACCAGTTTACGTACAACTTTGGCGTTGGTTTCGCGGTGAACGATCGCATCACGCTGAGCACTGCGTTTCTGGGGCTGTATCAAACCGAAACCCAGATCGATGGACTCGGTGTACCAGGCTCGATGCGGGAACTGTTGCGACTGCGTTTCGCTGCAACGACCTACCGTTGCGGGCGAATCGTAGAACCGTTTGCCGAGATCGGCATGAGCGACGACGCGGCAGACGCCGTGGTCGGGATCGTTTGGACGCTGTAATTTCCGCTGGAGAAACTCCTTTGCGTTACCCCAGGATCAAATTGATTTGCGTACCGGTGATCGCCATGGGTGTTGCCGTGGCGCTGGCCGCGGCGGCCACGGCGCAGACGCGGTCGCAGTTTGGCCCGCCGGTACGCACCAACGACCATAACATTCAGGCCTATGCCCGCACGTGGACGGCTATTCGCGATCAAAATATCGTCAAGCAGCAGCGCGACTTTTCGTGCGGCGCGGCGGCCCTGGCCACCATCTGCCGCTATTACTGGGGCGACCCCGTCACCGAGAACCAGGTGCTCGGCGTCATCGAGAAACAACTCACGCGGGAAGAACTCGAGGAACGCTTTAAGAACGGGCTGGCCATCTCCGACCTGCGTCTGACGGCGGTGAAGCTGGGTTACCTTTCGACGATCGGTCGCTTGAGTATGAGTGAACTGGCCGACGTGAAGGTACCTCTGGTGGTGGCCATTCGCCTGGAAGAAACGAACCACTTCGTCGTGCTGCGAGGCATGGCCAACGGCTGGGTATTTTTGGCCGACCCGGCGCGGGGGAACTTGCGGATTCCGCAATTCGAGTTCGAGCGAATCTGGATCGAGAACGCCGTGTTGGTGGTGGCTAAGAAGGGGAAGGCAAAGTCGGATGTATCGCAATTGGGAGTGCGACACGAAGAGATGGCCCGAGGCTGGCTCGACGATCAGATCATCCGCACCTTCCCCGAAAAACCTTTCCGGGTTCCGTTTCCGGCGTACCCATAGCCTTCATCGGTTAGACCAAGAAATAGAAAACGGCCGCGTCGAGCACTTTCGACGCGGCCGTTTTTGCTTGCTTGGCTGACGGGTGTTCGCTTAGCGACCAGCGAAGGCCCACGAACTACCAACGGCGTAGGTACCAACACTCACGGTGGTGCCACCCAGGATGATACCGCGAGGACCGTAGACCGTCTTGCTGTAGTTCAGACCGGTCTGGCTGCTGTTACCACCAGCGGCGAAGTCCGGACCACGACCGACGTCGGCGGCACCGTAGAACGAGAATTGCGAGCTACGCAGGAAGTTGGAAGTACCGAAACCACCTGCGATCGCGAAAGTACCACGGACGTTCTTGCCTTCTTCGTCGCTCATGACGCTCAGACCCGACAGGCCCATCGAGGCCAGGGTCGCTTGGTCGACGTTACCGTTGGGTTCAGCGGCTTTCGCATCCGAAACCAGCGCGAAGGAAGTGATAGCGACTGCCAAGAGACATGCCAAAGTTTTCATTGTGTTTCTCCCGCGAAACAAGTTAGGGCAGATTCAGGCACGATCCCACCGCTTGAGACCCCCCCTGAGTGACTGAAAATGGGCTGCGATACACCCGATTGTAGTTACAGGTGTGGATATCTCGATGAGAGAAAATATGCGAATTACCCAGATTTTGGGGATTGCAAAGAAGATAACAGCGGGGGAAGAGTTGCCCGCGCACACGGCAGAATGGCCACCTGAAAGTGGATGGCATGTCGTTTCTGGCACACAACTTAGCGTGCTTCAAGCAGGGCCAGCAGTAAGAAGCCTTGCTGGCTGGCCTATCTCATAGACTAGTTACAGACGCTAGTATCACAAGCTTTCCGCCAAAGATTCTTCGCCCTCCCAATAACCCGGGTGCCAGCGGGACAAGCTAACCCTGCGCCGCGATCGCCGCCGAGGCCAGTTGACGGGGGTGGGGCGTTACCGCGCGAGCTGGCAGCGAAGTCAGTACGACAAAGATGGTCTCGGTGGCGGGATCGGCCCACGCCAGGGTCCCGGT encodes:
- a CDS encoding transposase, with protein sequence MHRSGQSYKKFARDKLSVRTIIPAKHGRPTSKPASGRYRRLMQLHFDAETYRQRSQVETVMSMIKRRQGNFVRGKSEGSRHRELHLMVLTHNVMILWWA
- a CDS encoding ankyrin repeat domain-containing protein; this translates as MTMKPIIQDSFPQASDSDLDKLENQCDILLPQSYRSFLKKTNGGSFPSDVYFGPDTSPVSIQLFYSINSEFDYLDLLLANLRLSWILPGKFLAIADTGLGDVICINSESERGEVWLISHETEANECLAGEFAKFIDEIRYSDHPDLVSWSETEEPFRSIEQGDLDAVALMAPLEFSTTSQFGYSMLECAAASRQPRIVEFLLGRGTEINSRTSDGMTPLILACRSGSVDVVATLLEYGARMEDIDSSGRTALLWALVRQHPRIAKLLIEKGADTSIKDKNGNTAFSLSQSLPLNKYILPLL
- a CDS encoding transporter, with protein sequence MMRTTQTRRQPHWLANRLYQGLIGAAIVLLGQVSIASAQWDYGTSNSFRIDEPLFVASDFEDTSLVWRYGNGTIMPVSAMQQEPGPLPPPLPEIPANGRVELVDPPVSRDQEYGEPLEDFNVQFLRTSSVLLDPGQWQMDVGLVYAKADYDFPVALNPSGVARADLKRRALFVPFALRYGLTDRIQLSGSLPIGWSHQEFSSLGLFDQNSDNGGIGDLELGVNLLCREGCYGYSPDVILNFGLTAPTGDAEYAVNGLTQATLSNGVWAPSVQLLMIQRYDPIIYFYGCGYRYQAKRQFNDQDVFYGHQFTYNFGVGFAVNDRITLSTAFLGLYQTETQIDGLGVPGSMRELLRLRFAATTYRCGRIVEPFAEIGMSDDAADAVVGIVWTL
- a CDS encoding C39 family peptidase, whose product is MRYPRIKLICVPVIAMGVAVALAAAATAQTRSQFGPPVRTNDHNIQAYARTWTAIRDQNIVKQQRDFSCGAAALATICRYYWGDPVTENQVLGVIEKQLTREELEERFKNGLAISDLRLTAVKLGYLSTIGRLSMSELADVKVPLVVAIRLEETNHFVVLRGMANGWVFLADPARGNLRIPQFEFERIWIENAVLVVAKKGKAKSDVSQLGVRHEEMARGWLDDQIIRTFPEKPFRVPFPAYP